One segment of Perognathus longimembris pacificus isolate PPM17 chromosome 26, ASM2315922v1, whole genome shotgun sequence DNA contains the following:
- the Trak1 gene encoding trafficking kinesin-binding protein 1 isoform X3 produces MTKTYSDLDAVTRLLEEKERDLELAARIGQSLLKKNKTLTERNELLEEQVEHIREEVSQLRHELSMKDELLQFYTSAAEESEPESVCSTPLKRNESSSSVQNYFHLDSLQKKLKDLEEENVVLRSEACQLKTETITYEEKEQQLVSDCVKELRDANVQIASISEELAKKTEDAARQQEEITHLLSQIVDLQKKAKACAVENEELVQHLGAAKDAQRQLTAELRELEDKYAECMEMLHEAQEELKNLRNKTMPNTTSRRYHSLGLFPMDSLAAEIEGTMRKELQLEDPESPDIMHQKRVFEAVRNMNQVVKQRSLTPSPMNIPGSNQSSAMNSLLSSCVSTPRSSFYGSDVGNVLLDNRTNSIILETEAELGAEECGKKPGTPGTPGSHDLETALRRLSLRRENFLSERRFFEEEQERKLRRLAEGPPSPSGSLVSLGALTAGSTMSFGSRGFLPEKLQIVKPLEGSATLHHWQQLAQPHLGGILDPRPGVLTKGFRTLDVDLDEVYCLHDLEEDDTGDPSSLRGLAPSTPAQQHPAAAAHHPGKCMSQTNSTFTFTTCRILHPSDELTRVTPRSCEPVDEAAMCPVELREHVGQKV; encoded by the exons ATGACTAAAACATATAGCGACTTAGATGCGGTGACTCGGCTTCTTGAGGAG AAAGAGCGGGACTTGGAGCTGGCCGCGCGCATTGGCCAGTCCTTGCTGAAGAAGAATAAGACACTGACGGAGAGGAACGAGCTGCTGGAGGAGCAAGTGGAGCACATCCGGGAGGAG GTGTCCCAGCTCCGCCATGAGCTCTCCATGAAGGATGAGCTGCTGCAGTTTTACACCAGTGCCGCAGAGGAGAGTGAGCCCGAGTCCGTCTGCTCCACACC GCTGAAGAGGAACGAGTCTTCCTCCTCCGTCCAAAACTATTTCCACCTTGATTCACTTCAGAAGAAGCTGAAGGATCTAGAAGAAGAGAATGTGGTCCTGCGATCTGAG GCATGCCAGCTGAAGACGGAAACCATCACCTATGAGGAGAAGGAACAGCAGTTGGTCAGCGACTGCGTGAAGGAGCTAA GGGATGCGAATGTGCAGATCGCCAGCATCTCAGAGGAACTGGCCAAGAAGACAGAAGATGCCGCCCGGCAGCAGGAGGAGATCACGCACCTGCTCTCCCAGATTGTGGACTTGCAGAAAAAGGCCAAAGCG TGCGCTGTGGAGAATGAGGAGTTGGTCCAGCACCTGGGGGCAGCGAAAGACGCTCAGCGACAGCTCACAGCCGAG CTTCGCGAGCTGGAGGACAAGTATGCTGAGTGTATGGAGATGCTTCATGAAGCCCAGGAGGAGCTCAAGAACCTGCGGAACAAAACCATGCCCAATACCACGTCCAGGCGCTACCACTCTCTGGGCCTCTTCCCAATG GATTCCTTGGCGGCTGAGATTGAGGGGACCATGCGCAAGGAGCTGCAGCTGGAGGACCCCGAGTCTCCAGACATCAT GCACCAGAAGCGTGTGTTCGAGGCAGTTAGGAACATGAACCAGGTGGTAAAGCAGAGGTCGCTCACCCCATCCCCCATGAACATCCCCGGCTCCAACCAGTCCTCCGCCATGAACTCCCTGCTGTCAAGCTGCGTCAGCACGCCGCGGTCCAGCTTCTACGGCAGCGACGTGGGCAACGTGCTCCTCGACAACAGGACCAACAGCATCATCCTGGAGACAGAAGCCGAATTGGG GGCCGAGGagtgcgggaagaagccaggcacaccaGGCACACCAGGGTCCCACGACTTGGAGACGGCGCTGCGGCGGCTGTCGCTGCGGCGGGAGAATTTCCTGTCAGAGCGGCGGTTCtttgaggaggagcaggagcggaAGCTGCGGCGGCTGGCGGAGGGGCCGCCCTCGCCCTCCGGGAGCCTGGTGTCGCTGGGCGCTCTCACCGCCGGCTCCACCATGTCCTTCGGCAGCCGCGGCTTCCTGCCCGAGAAGCTGCAGATCGTCAAGCCGCTGGAAG GTTCTGCCACCCTGCACCACTGGCAGCAGCTGGCCCAGCCTCACCTTGGGGGCATTCTCGATCCCCGGCCCGGGGTGCTCACCAAGGGCTTCCGGACCTTGGATGTGGACCTGGATGAAGTCTACTGCCTTCACGACCTGGAGGAAGACGACACAGGTGACCCCAGCTCCCTGCGGGGCCTCGCTCCCTCCACGCCCGCGCAGCAGCACCCGGCGGCCGCAG CACACCACCCCGGGAAATGCATGTCACAGACCAATTCCACCTTCACCTTCACCACCTGCCGAATCCTGCATCCTTCAGACGAGCTCACTCGGGTCACACCAAG
- the Trak1 gene encoding trafficking kinesin-binding protein 1 isoform X2, protein MSLRDTEGQEACFEYDSHEGDEPASPEPPGSLDILEEVLCAERVGQMTKTYSDLDAVTRLLEEKERDLELAARIGQSLLKKNKTLTERNELLEEQVEHIREEVSQLRHELSMKDELLQFYTSAAEESEPESVCSTPLKRNESSSSVQNYFHLDSLQKKLKDLEEENVVLRSEACQLKTETITYEEKEQQLVSDCVKELRDANVQIASISEELAKKTEDAARQQEEITHLLSQIVDLQKKAKACAVENEELVQHLGAAKDAQRQLTAELRELEDKYAECMEMLHEAQEELKNLRNKTMPNTTSRRYHSLGLFPMDSLAAEIEGTMRKELQLEDPESPDIMHQKRVFEAVRNMNQVVKQRSLTPSPMNIPGSNQSSAMNSLLSSCVSTPRSSFYGSDVGNVLLDNRTNSIILETEAELGAEECGKKPGTPGTPGSHDLETALRRLSLRRENFLSERRFFEEEQERKLRRLAEGPPSPSGSLVSLGALTAGSTMSFGSRGFLPEKLQIVKPLEGSATLHHWQQLAQPHLGGILDPRPGVLTKGFRTLDVDLDEVYCLHDLEEDDTAHHPGKCMSQTNSTFTFTTCRILHPSDELTRVTPRSCEPVDEAAMCPVELREHVGQKV, encoded by the exons atgtccctgagagACACCGAAGGGCAGGAGGCATGTTTTGAATATGACTCCCACGAGGGGGACGAGCCAGCCAGCCCCGAGCCGCCCGGCAGCCTGGACATCCTGGAAGAGG TTTTATGCGCTGAAAGAGTTGGCCAGATGACTAAAACATATAGCGACTTAGATGCGGTGACTCGGCTTCTTGAGGAG AAAGAGCGGGACTTGGAGCTGGCCGCGCGCATTGGCCAGTCCTTGCTGAAGAAGAATAAGACACTGACGGAGAGGAACGAGCTGCTGGAGGAGCAAGTGGAGCACATCCGGGAGGAG GTGTCCCAGCTCCGCCATGAGCTCTCCATGAAGGATGAGCTGCTGCAGTTTTACACCAGTGCCGCAGAGGAGAGTGAGCCCGAGTCCGTCTGCTCCACACC GCTGAAGAGGAACGAGTCTTCCTCCTCCGTCCAAAACTATTTCCACCTTGATTCACTTCAGAAGAAGCTGAAGGATCTAGAAGAAGAGAATGTGGTCCTGCGATCTGAG GCATGCCAGCTGAAGACGGAAACCATCACCTATGAGGAGAAGGAACAGCAGTTGGTCAGCGACTGCGTGAAGGAGCTAA GGGATGCGAATGTGCAGATCGCCAGCATCTCAGAGGAACTGGCCAAGAAGACAGAAGATGCCGCCCGGCAGCAGGAGGAGATCACGCACCTGCTCTCCCAGATTGTGGACTTGCAGAAAAAGGCCAAAGCG TGCGCTGTGGAGAATGAGGAGTTGGTCCAGCACCTGGGGGCAGCGAAAGACGCTCAGCGACAGCTCACAGCCGAG CTTCGCGAGCTGGAGGACAAGTATGCTGAGTGTATGGAGATGCTTCATGAAGCCCAGGAGGAGCTCAAGAACCTGCGGAACAAAACCATGCCCAATACCACGTCCAGGCGCTACCACTCTCTGGGCCTCTTCCCAATG GATTCCTTGGCGGCTGAGATTGAGGGGACCATGCGCAAGGAGCTGCAGCTGGAGGACCCCGAGTCTCCAGACATCAT GCACCAGAAGCGTGTGTTCGAGGCAGTTAGGAACATGAACCAGGTGGTAAAGCAGAGGTCGCTCACCCCATCCCCCATGAACATCCCCGGCTCCAACCAGTCCTCCGCCATGAACTCCCTGCTGTCAAGCTGCGTCAGCACGCCGCGGTCCAGCTTCTACGGCAGCGACGTGGGCAACGTGCTCCTCGACAACAGGACCAACAGCATCATCCTGGAGACAGAAGCCGAATTGGG GGCCGAGGagtgcgggaagaagccaggcacaccaGGCACACCAGGGTCCCACGACTTGGAGACGGCGCTGCGGCGGCTGTCGCTGCGGCGGGAGAATTTCCTGTCAGAGCGGCGGTTCtttgaggaggagcaggagcggaAGCTGCGGCGGCTGGCGGAGGGGCCGCCCTCGCCCTCCGGGAGCCTGGTGTCGCTGGGCGCTCTCACCGCCGGCTCCACCATGTCCTTCGGCAGCCGCGGCTTCCTGCCCGAGAAGCTGCAGATCGTCAAGCCGCTGGAAG GTTCTGCCACCCTGCACCACTGGCAGCAGCTGGCCCAGCCTCACCTTGGGGGCATTCTCGATCCCCGGCCCGGGGTGCTCACCAAGGGCTTCCGGACCTTGGATGTGGACCTGGATGAAGTCTACTGCCTTCACGACCTGGAGGAAGACGACACAG CACACCACCCCGGGAAATGCATGTCACAGACCAATTCCACCTTCACCTTCACCACCTGCCGAATCCTGCATCCTTCAGACGAGCTCACTCGGGTCACACCAAG
- the Trak1 gene encoding trafficking kinesin-binding protein 1 isoform X1: protein MSLRDTEGQEACFEYDSHEGDEPASPEPPGSLDILEEVLCAERVGQMTKTYSDLDAVTRLLEEKERDLELAARIGQSLLKKNKTLTERNELLEEQVEHIREEVSQLRHELSMKDELLQFYTSAAEESEPESVCSTPLKRNESSSSVQNYFHLDSLQKKLKDLEEENVVLRSEACQLKTETITYEEKEQQLVSDCVKELRDANVQIASISEELAKKTEDAARQQEEITHLLSQIVDLQKKAKACAVENEELVQHLGAAKDAQRQLTAELRELEDKYAECMEMLHEAQEELKNLRNKTMPNTTSRRYHSLGLFPMDSLAAEIEGTMRKELQLEDPESPDIMHQKRVFEAVRNMNQVVKQRSLTPSPMNIPGSNQSSAMNSLLSSCVSTPRSSFYGSDVGNVLLDNRTNSIILETEAELGAEECGKKPGTPGTPGSHDLETALRRLSLRRENFLSERRFFEEEQERKLRRLAEGPPSPSGSLVSLGALTAGSTMSFGSRGFLPEKLQIVKPLEGSATLHHWQQLAQPHLGGILDPRPGVLTKGFRTLDVDLDEVYCLHDLEEDDTGDPSSLRGLAPSTPAQQHPAAAGEERPGTPAPLSGGRSHPSRPQASSEEMQEPPAMQEEEEEEGSGRATQPPDSRPR from the exons atgtccctgagagACACCGAAGGGCAGGAGGCATGTTTTGAATATGACTCCCACGAGGGGGACGAGCCAGCCAGCCCCGAGCCGCCCGGCAGCCTGGACATCCTGGAAGAGG TTTTATGCGCTGAAAGAGTTGGCCAGATGACTAAAACATATAGCGACTTAGATGCGGTGACTCGGCTTCTTGAGGAG AAAGAGCGGGACTTGGAGCTGGCCGCGCGCATTGGCCAGTCCTTGCTGAAGAAGAATAAGACACTGACGGAGAGGAACGAGCTGCTGGAGGAGCAAGTGGAGCACATCCGGGAGGAG GTGTCCCAGCTCCGCCATGAGCTCTCCATGAAGGATGAGCTGCTGCAGTTTTACACCAGTGCCGCAGAGGAGAGTGAGCCCGAGTCCGTCTGCTCCACACC GCTGAAGAGGAACGAGTCTTCCTCCTCCGTCCAAAACTATTTCCACCTTGATTCACTTCAGAAGAAGCTGAAGGATCTAGAAGAAGAGAATGTGGTCCTGCGATCTGAG GCATGCCAGCTGAAGACGGAAACCATCACCTATGAGGAGAAGGAACAGCAGTTGGTCAGCGACTGCGTGAAGGAGCTAA GGGATGCGAATGTGCAGATCGCCAGCATCTCAGAGGAACTGGCCAAGAAGACAGAAGATGCCGCCCGGCAGCAGGAGGAGATCACGCACCTGCTCTCCCAGATTGTGGACTTGCAGAAAAAGGCCAAAGCG TGCGCTGTGGAGAATGAGGAGTTGGTCCAGCACCTGGGGGCAGCGAAAGACGCTCAGCGACAGCTCACAGCCGAG CTTCGCGAGCTGGAGGACAAGTATGCTGAGTGTATGGAGATGCTTCATGAAGCCCAGGAGGAGCTCAAGAACCTGCGGAACAAAACCATGCCCAATACCACGTCCAGGCGCTACCACTCTCTGGGCCTCTTCCCAATG GATTCCTTGGCGGCTGAGATTGAGGGGACCATGCGCAAGGAGCTGCAGCTGGAGGACCCCGAGTCTCCAGACATCAT GCACCAGAAGCGTGTGTTCGAGGCAGTTAGGAACATGAACCAGGTGGTAAAGCAGAGGTCGCTCACCCCATCCCCCATGAACATCCCCGGCTCCAACCAGTCCTCCGCCATGAACTCCCTGCTGTCAAGCTGCGTCAGCACGCCGCGGTCCAGCTTCTACGGCAGCGACGTGGGCAACGTGCTCCTCGACAACAGGACCAACAGCATCATCCTGGAGACAGAAGCCGAATTGGG GGCCGAGGagtgcgggaagaagccaggcacaccaGGCACACCAGGGTCCCACGACTTGGAGACGGCGCTGCGGCGGCTGTCGCTGCGGCGGGAGAATTTCCTGTCAGAGCGGCGGTTCtttgaggaggagcaggagcggaAGCTGCGGCGGCTGGCGGAGGGGCCGCCCTCGCCCTCCGGGAGCCTGGTGTCGCTGGGCGCTCTCACCGCCGGCTCCACCATGTCCTTCGGCAGCCGCGGCTTCCTGCCCGAGAAGCTGCAGATCGTCAAGCCGCTGGAAG GTTCTGCCACCCTGCACCACTGGCAGCAGCTGGCCCAGCCTCACCTTGGGGGCATTCTCGATCCCCGGCCCGGGGTGCTCACCAAGGGCTTCCGGACCTTGGATGTGGACCTGGATGAAGTCTACTGCCTTCACGACCTGGAGGAAGACGACACAGGTGACCCCAGCTCCCTGCGGGGCCTCGCTCCCTCCACGCCCGCGCAGCAGCACCCGGCGGCCGCAGGTGAGGAGAGGCCCGGGACCCCGGCGCCTCTGTCAGGCGGCCGAAGCCACCCCAGCCGGCCACAGGCGTCCTCCGAGGAGATGCAGGAGCCGCCAGccatgcaggaggaggaggaggaggaggggtctg GGAGAGCGACACAGCCGCCCGACAGCCGCCCGAGGTGA
- the Trak1 gene encoding trafficking kinesin-binding protein 1 isoform X4, with the protein MSLRDTEGQEACFEYDSHEGDEPASPEPPGSLDILEEVLCAERVGQMTKTYSDLDAVTRLLEEKERDLELAARIGQSLLKKNKTLTERNELLEEQVEHIREEVSQLRHELSMKDELLQFYTSAAEESEPESVCSTPLKRNESSSSVQNYFHLDSLQKKLKDLEEENVVLRSEACQLKTETITYEEKEQQLVSDCVKELRDANVQIASISEELAKKTEDAARQQEEITHLLSQIVDLQKKAKACAVENEELVQHLGAAKDAQRQLTAELRELEDKYAECMEMLHEAQEELKNLRNKTMPNTTSRRYHSLGLFPMDSLAAEIEGTMRKELQLEDPESPDIMHQKRVFEAVRNMNQVVKQRSLTPSPMNIPGSNQSSAMNSLLSSCVSTPRSSFYGSDVGNVLLDNRTNSIILETEAELGAEECGKKPGTPGTPGSHDLETALRRLSLRRENFLSERRFFEEEQERKLRRLAEGPPSPSGSLVSLGALTAGSTMSFGSRGFLPEKLQIVKPLEGSATLHHWQQLAQPHLGGILDPRPGVLTKGFRTLDVDLDEVYCLHDLEEDDTGDPSSLRGLAPSTPAQQHPAAAGRATQPPDSRPR; encoded by the exons atgtccctgagagACACCGAAGGGCAGGAGGCATGTTTTGAATATGACTCCCACGAGGGGGACGAGCCAGCCAGCCCCGAGCCGCCCGGCAGCCTGGACATCCTGGAAGAGG TTTTATGCGCTGAAAGAGTTGGCCAGATGACTAAAACATATAGCGACTTAGATGCGGTGACTCGGCTTCTTGAGGAG AAAGAGCGGGACTTGGAGCTGGCCGCGCGCATTGGCCAGTCCTTGCTGAAGAAGAATAAGACACTGACGGAGAGGAACGAGCTGCTGGAGGAGCAAGTGGAGCACATCCGGGAGGAG GTGTCCCAGCTCCGCCATGAGCTCTCCATGAAGGATGAGCTGCTGCAGTTTTACACCAGTGCCGCAGAGGAGAGTGAGCCCGAGTCCGTCTGCTCCACACC GCTGAAGAGGAACGAGTCTTCCTCCTCCGTCCAAAACTATTTCCACCTTGATTCACTTCAGAAGAAGCTGAAGGATCTAGAAGAAGAGAATGTGGTCCTGCGATCTGAG GCATGCCAGCTGAAGACGGAAACCATCACCTATGAGGAGAAGGAACAGCAGTTGGTCAGCGACTGCGTGAAGGAGCTAA GGGATGCGAATGTGCAGATCGCCAGCATCTCAGAGGAACTGGCCAAGAAGACAGAAGATGCCGCCCGGCAGCAGGAGGAGATCACGCACCTGCTCTCCCAGATTGTGGACTTGCAGAAAAAGGCCAAAGCG TGCGCTGTGGAGAATGAGGAGTTGGTCCAGCACCTGGGGGCAGCGAAAGACGCTCAGCGACAGCTCACAGCCGAG CTTCGCGAGCTGGAGGACAAGTATGCTGAGTGTATGGAGATGCTTCATGAAGCCCAGGAGGAGCTCAAGAACCTGCGGAACAAAACCATGCCCAATACCACGTCCAGGCGCTACCACTCTCTGGGCCTCTTCCCAATG GATTCCTTGGCGGCTGAGATTGAGGGGACCATGCGCAAGGAGCTGCAGCTGGAGGACCCCGAGTCTCCAGACATCAT GCACCAGAAGCGTGTGTTCGAGGCAGTTAGGAACATGAACCAGGTGGTAAAGCAGAGGTCGCTCACCCCATCCCCCATGAACATCCCCGGCTCCAACCAGTCCTCCGCCATGAACTCCCTGCTGTCAAGCTGCGTCAGCACGCCGCGGTCCAGCTTCTACGGCAGCGACGTGGGCAACGTGCTCCTCGACAACAGGACCAACAGCATCATCCTGGAGACAGAAGCCGAATTGGG GGCCGAGGagtgcgggaagaagccaggcacaccaGGCACACCAGGGTCCCACGACTTGGAGACGGCGCTGCGGCGGCTGTCGCTGCGGCGGGAGAATTTCCTGTCAGAGCGGCGGTTCtttgaggaggagcaggagcggaAGCTGCGGCGGCTGGCGGAGGGGCCGCCCTCGCCCTCCGGGAGCCTGGTGTCGCTGGGCGCTCTCACCGCCGGCTCCACCATGTCCTTCGGCAGCCGCGGCTTCCTGCCCGAGAAGCTGCAGATCGTCAAGCCGCTGGAAG GTTCTGCCACCCTGCACCACTGGCAGCAGCTGGCCCAGCCTCACCTTGGGGGCATTCTCGATCCCCGGCCCGGGGTGCTCACCAAGGGCTTCCGGACCTTGGATGTGGACCTGGATGAAGTCTACTGCCTTCACGACCTGGAGGAAGACGACACAGGTGACCCCAGCTCCCTGCGGGGCCTCGCTCCCTCCACGCCCGCGCAGCAGCACCCGGCGGCCGCAG GGAGAGCGACACAGCCGCCCGACAGCCGCCCGAGGTGA